In the genome of bacterium, the window ACATCTCAGAATCGACAAATTCATAAAAAGCGTGATTATTTTCACCGCCATCATCGAAATACTCGGAGCGGTATGCCTCTATTTCGTTTTTCGCTCCGCTGGAGTCCCGCAACCATTGTGGAGCGCCGTTTTCCATAGTATTTCATCCTTCTGCACAGCGGGATTCAGTCTTTACAGTTCCAGTTTTGAACTTTTCTGTAACAATTTCTGGCTGAATTTTATCGTATCGATATTGAGCTATGCCGGAGCTATCGGTTTCATTGTTTTTGTCGATGTATGGCGTACTGTCCGTGGTAAAACCGCCCAAATCACTCTTACCAGTAAAATTATCATTCATACCACATTCTGGATAAGCATTGTGGGTACTTTCATCCTGTTTATCACCGAACCATCGATACAATGCATGCCCTCTCAGTACCGTCTTATGGCTTCTTTTTTTCAGGCAATGACCGCAATGACAACTGTCGGATTCAATACCATACCCATTTCCGGGATAGCCCGAGCTTCTCTCCTCCTCATAACCGTGCTTATGGTCATCGGAGCATCTCCCTCAGGCACTGGTGGAGGATTGAAATCAACCACTTTTTCAGCTATTATCGGAATTATGAAAAGCACCCTCAAAGGTTCGGCCAGAATTACATTCTGGGGATATGAAATACCCTTTGAACGTGTTTTAACAGCCATTGCCAGTTTATGTTTTTACATAACAATTCTGGTTACAGGAACTTTCCTCCTGACATTGACCGAAAAGAGTTCATTCCAGTGTATTCTGTTTGAGGCTGCTTCAGCGCTCGGTACGGTTGGATTAAGTATGGGACTTACATCTGCCCTGACCACCCTGGGAAAGTTGATTGTAACACTTCTCATGTTTATCGGCAGGCTTGGCCCGCTGACATTCGGCATAGCCCTCTTTCTGAGCAAAAAACCCTTGTTCAACTCCGATGATATCGATATGGCAGTGTGAATTCATATTTACCATTTCAGCCTTATATTTCTTATATATTTATTCCCCTCTTTCTCTTTCCCTCCGTGCGCTCCGTGTCTCCGTGGTTCATTCTCCCCGCGTTACATCGTTCTTCCCATCGCCGCGGCGATCTTTTTCACCTCTTCGAGGCCTTTCCTGAAATCCTCCGGCTTGAGCGACTGGGGGCCGTCCGAAAACGCCTCCTCGGGGTGGGTGTGCACCTCGATAATGAGCCCGTCCGCGCCGGCAGCTATCGCCGCCCGTGACATGGGAATCACCAGATCGCGGACACCGGTGCCGTGGCTCGGGTCGGCAATCACCGGGAGGTGCGACCACAGCTTCATGAGCGCCATCGAGCCGAGATCTATCGTATTGCGGGTCGAATCCTCGAATGTCCGGATGCCCCGCTCGCAGAGCACGACGTTATGGTTGCCCTCGGTCATGATGTACTCGGCGGCCTGAAGAAATTCCTTGACCGTCGTGGCGGGACCGCGCTTGAACAGTATCGGCTTGCCGGTCTGCCCCACCGCTTTGAGGAGCGCGAAGTTCTGGCAGTTCCGGGCGCCGATCTGGATCATGTCCGAATATTGCACGAGAAGGTCGGTATCACCGATGGCGACGATCTCGGTGACGATTTTCAGGCCGGTCTCCTCTTTCGCCCGTGCGAGCAGCTTCAGCCCCTCCTCCTCGAGTCCCTGGAAGGCATAGGGCGATGTCCGTGGCTTGTAAGCGCCCCCGCGGAGTATCTGCGCACCGGCTTCCTTCACAGCGCGGGCGATGGCGACGATCTGCTTTTCCGACTCCACCGAGCAGGGTCCCGCAATAATGGCAAGGCGGTTCGCGCCGATTTTGACACCGTCCACATCGACGATGGTCGGTTCGTGCTGCATCTCACGGCTTGTGAGCTTGAACGGTTTGAGGATTGGTATGACCGATTCGACGCTTTCGAGCGAGGCGAAGGACTGGATGGGGCTTTTGTCCTGGTGGCCGATGACACCGATAATGGTGCGCTCGACTCCCCTGCTCAGGTGAGCCTTGTAGCCGAGCTTTTCGATGAGCGAAATTACCTTCTGTATATCTTTCTCGGCAGCACCCTGTTTCATGACGATAATCATAACGGTATCCCTTCTATGGTCTGTTTTTCTGTTCTTTTTTTATCGCATTTTTTGTAATATAGTGCAGAACACGGTATATTGGCAAGCATGAGCGGAAGTTTTTTACCGTAACCACGCCGATCCTTCCCTCCGGGATGGCAATCCATGCACCTGTCGCCCGTAAAACACCAATACCATACAGGATTACAGGAACTTCCCTGTCCGACAACAGTATTAATTATAAAGTAGTACAAGAAAAATTTGACATGATTAACAGGATTGACATGGATTTTTGATTTTACTTTGTCATACAATTTTTCCTGTGTATCACGTCATAATCATCGAACGATTCTTTTTTCACTCATACGGGGTTAATACCATGAAACACACGCTCGCATTCCTCGTTCTCGGAGCGGCGTTCCTGCTCTCCGGATGCCTCATGGACGACAGCGGTAACGACAGCGGCCCCGACACCTATTCTGTCTCCGGAAAAATCCTCTATGAATCGGGTTCCGGAATCGAAGGGGTGCTCGTAACCATCTCCGGCAGAACATCGGATTCCGGGGGCAGCGATATCATAAATGTAACGGTCGCTTCCGATTACCGCGGCAATTATGTCTTCAAGAACATACGGAACGGCTCCTACACGGTGACTCCCGCAAAGGGCGGTTTTACCTTCACTCCCGGCTCCCGCGAGGCGACGGTCAACGGTATGAATGTGAGCGTCGCGAGCATTACGGGATACATCAAGCCCGAAACCAACGGCGGCGGGGACAATTCCGGCGTGTACACCGTGTACGGCAGAATAGTCGACACCGGCGGAAACGGGATGCCCGACATCACGGTCGGTCTTGCGGGTGACACGCTCAGCCTCAGCACAGTCACCGACGGCAATGGGGCGTTTTCTTTCCGCGGAATCCCGAACGGCACCTATACGCTCTCTCCCGGCAGCGAAGGATTTGTCTTCTCTCCGCCCTTTGTGAAGATAATCGTCCGGGGAAACGATGTCACCATCTACAACTTTATCGGCAGGGAGACAGAAGGCGGACAGGGCAGCGGTTTCGCCGGGTCGCACACATACTACCCCATGAGCTCGAACGCAATCTGGACAATCCGGGCGCATGAAACCGATTTGCTCGATGGTTATACGTACGATTATCAGTTCTCGCGCATTGTGAATGGAACGAAAGTTATCAATAACATCGAATACTGGATGATTGTCAACGATGACGACGAATTTGACTCGTTCGTCCGCATCGATTCCAATACGGTCTACACCTTCGCCGATTTTGTCAATTTCGGCGATCTCGGCGTATCCACCGGCAAATCCGCGGGGCTGTTCCCCACCCTCACGAAAGCGGCATCCGGAAACGAACCCGACCCGCATGTCGACGAGCTTCCTCTCCTGCGGCTCGATGTCAACCCCGGAACGACCTACGACATCATGTCCTGGTCAAACTCCGAGTACGGCGCCAACTTTACGCTCACCTGGCTCGGTACTTACGACGGCGAGGAAGATATTACGGTCACCGCCGGCACATTCTCGGGATGCAGGAAGTACGAGATCGCCTACTACGCGGCGGCGGTCGGCGGCGGAAGCACGCAGATAGAGATCACCAGAACCATGCTCTGGTTGGCTCCGAATGTCGGAATTGTGAAAAAATCGGTCGAAAAATCGGACAGCTACAAGACCACCTGGAAACTCGAGGAAGAGCTTATCGGGTACTCGATACCTTAAAAGACAGGCATAAGGCACAAGGCAGAAGGCAGAAGGGAAAAAGAACCCCGGCACCACACCAAAAGACTGAACCGGGATGACCAGGATGGAAAAGGATGACCAGGATGAAAAAATCCCGGGAAGCCTTGTGTTTCATCGGTATTCGCGCAAAAAACCTGAACCGGGATTTTCAGGATTAGAAAAGGATGACCGTGATTAATAGAATTACATAACGGAGATAAGAGTTTAAAAAAACAGTCATAAGGCACAAGGCACAAGGCATAAGGGTAAAGAATCCCGGCACCACACCAAAAGACTGAACCGGGATGACCATGATGGAAAAAAATCATGGAAACCTTATGACTCACCTGTATCCGCACAAAAAACCTGAACCGGGATTTTCACGATTATAAAAGGATGACCGGGATTAATAGAATTACATAACGGAGATAAGAGTTTAAAAAAACAGGCAGAAGGCACAAGGCAGAAGGCATAAGGGAAAAAGAACCCCGGCACCACACCAAAAGACTGAACCGGGATGACCATGATGGAAAAGGATGACCATGATGAAAAAATCCCGGGAAGCCTTGTGTTTCATCGGTATTCGCGCAAAAAACCTGAACCGGGATGGGCAGGATGTGATAAGGATGACCGTGAATAATAGAATGACAAAAAGGAAAAAAATTGTCACGATGAAAATAATCCCGGAAATCCCGGTTAATCATGGAAATCCCGGTTCCAACACCCCTTGAATAGACAACACGCCTGTCCGGAGGTATCCCGTTCTGTCAGGGTGATAAAGGCAGGCCATTCCAATCACCTCGGCGACCAGGATGGATCCCCGTCATTCGCCGAACTGTTTGTCAGGTTTCGCGGATCGCTCCCGTCGGTATTCACCACGTAGATTTCTCCTCCGGATGAACCGCCGGTTCTATACGCAATCTTCGCGCCGTCCGGCGACCAGCTTGGTGCACTGGCATCGCCCGGATTACTGCCGTTCGTAATGTTTTTCAGAACGAGGTTAACGTTAACGTTCACAACATAGATTACAATATTGTTGGCGCTGGCATATGCGATTTTCGAGCCATCCGGCGACCAGGACAATCTCGAATCCCACGATGAATCGTTCGTACCCGGGATTATA includes:
- the aroF gene encoding 3-deoxy-7-phosphoheptulonate synthase, which encodes MIIVMKQGAAEKDIQKVISLIEKLGYKAHLSRGVERTIIGVIGHQDKSPIQSFASLESVESVIPILKPFKLTSREMQHEPTIVDVDGVKIGANRLAIIAGPCSVESEKQIVAIARAVKEAGAQILRGGAYKPRTSPYAFQGLEEEGLKLLARAKEETGLKIVTEIVAIGDTDLLVQYSDMIQIGARNCQNFALLKAVGQTGKPILFKRGPATTVKEFLQAAEYIMTEGNHNVVLCERGIRTFEDSTRNTIDLGSMALMKLWSHLPVIADPSHGTGVRDLVIPMSRAAIAAGADGLIIEVHTHPEEAFSDGPQSLKPEDFRKGLEEVKKIAAAMGRTM
- a CDS encoding potassium transporter KtrB, which codes for MKLYTEITLFIKNLHPVKIVFFGYILYIIFGWIFLNLPISHTVPVAALDNLFVATSAVSTTGLSTIDISGSYTFFGQLVIIILIQLGGIGYMTFGSFVILSRKKPLDSSREEVSKTVFSLPKHLRIDKFIKSVIIFTAIIEILGAVCLYFVFRSAGVPQPLWSAVFHSISSFCTAGFSLYSSSFELFCNNFWLNFIVSILSYAGAIGFIVFVDVWRTVRGKTAQITLTSKIIIHTTFWISIVGTFILFITEPSIQCMPSQYRLMASFFQAMTAMTTVGFNTIPISGIARASLLLITVLMVIGASPSGTGGGLKSTTFSAIIGIMKSTLKGSARITFWGYEIPFERVLTAIASLCFYITILVTGTFLLTLTEKSSFQCILFEAASALGTVGLSMGLTSALTTLGKLIVTLLMFIGRLGPLTFGIALFLSKKPLFNSDDIDMAV
- a CDS encoding carboxypeptidase-like regulatory domain-containing protein produces the protein MKHTLAFLVLGAAFLLSGCLMDDSGNDSGPDTYSVSGKILYESGSGIEGVLVTISGRTSDSGGSDIINVTVASDYRGNYVFKNIRNGSYTVTPAKGGFTFTPGSREATVNGMNVSVASITGYIKPETNGGGDNSGVYTVYGRIVDTGGNGMPDITVGLAGDTLSLSTVTDGNGAFSFRGIPNGTYTLSPGSEGFVFSPPFVKIIVRGNDVTIYNFIGRETEGGQGSGFAGSHTYYPMSSNAIWTIRAHETDLLDGYTYDYQFSRIVNGTKVINNIEYWMIVNDDDEFDSFVRIDSNTVYTFADFVNFGDLGVSTGKSAGLFPTLTKAASGNEPDPHVDELPLLRLDVNPGTTYDIMSWSNSEYGANFTLTWLGTYDGEEDITVTAGTFSGCRKYEIAYYAAAVGGGSTQIEITRTMLWLAPNVGIVKKSVEKSDSYKTTWKLEEELIGYSIP